In the genome of Myxococcota bacterium, the window CTGCGCGAGGACTTGCACATCTAGCCCCGCCGCCCGAACATCCGCCGCGTGTCACGCACCTGGGACTATCTGCGCGTCCGGAAGAAGTTCTGGCTCCTTCCGATGCTGATCGTGCTGACCCTGTTCGCGGTCCTGGTCATGCTCTCCGTGGGCTCGGAGGGCAACTTCGTGTACACGCTGAACTGAGCTCTCCCGAGACGCGGCGGAGTGAGCGGGCGAGTCAGGCTTGCGCGCGGTTCGCGACCCGGCCCCGCACGTACTGGGCG includes:
- a CDS encoding DUF5989 family protein; translation: MRRVSRTWDYLRVRKKFWLLPMLIVLTLFAVLVMLSVGSEGNFVYTLN